The Mixta hanseatica genome includes a region encoding these proteins:
- the flhA gene encoding flagellar biosynthesis protein FlhA — translation MANLAALLRLPGNMKDTQWKVLAGPLLILMILSMMVLPLPPFILDLLFTFNIALSIMVLLVAMFTQRTLEFAAFPTILLFSTLLRLALNVASTRVILLEGHTGAAAAGQVVEAFGHFLVGGNFAIGIVVFIILIIINFMVITKGAGRIAEVGARFVLDGMPGKQMAIDADLNAGLIGEEEAKKRRSEVTQEADFYGSMDGASKFVRGDAIAGIMIMIINVVGGLLVGVVQHGMSLGSAGETYTLLTIGDGLVAQIPALVISTAAGVIVTRVSTDEDVGEQMVTQLFSNPRVMMLSAGVLGLLGLVPGMPNLVFLLFTAALLGLAWWQRGREMQPKPVAQPLPRAQETAATVEATWGDVQLEDSLGMEVGYRLIPMVDQQQDGELLGRIRSIRKKFAQEMGFLPPVVHIRDNMDLPAARYRILMKGVEIGSGDAYPGRWMAINPGTASGTLPGEATVDPAFGLAAIWIDSALKEQAQIQGFTVVEASTVVATHLNHLIGQYASELFGRQEAQQLLDRVSQEMPKLTEDLVPGVVSLTTLHKVLQNLLAERVSIRDMRTIIETLAEHAPVQTDPYELTTVVRVALGRAITQQWFPGNGEVQVIGLDATLERLLLQALQGGGGLEPGLADRLLEQTQRALQNQEMLGAPPVLLVNHPLRALLARFLRRNLPQLAVISNMELSDNRHIRMTATIGGQ, via the coding sequence ATGGCTAATCTGGCCGCTTTACTTCGCTTACCGGGTAACATGAAAGATACGCAGTGGAAGGTGCTGGCTGGCCCGCTGTTGATCCTGATGATCCTGTCGATGATGGTGCTGCCGCTGCCGCCCTTTATCCTCGATCTGCTGTTTACCTTCAATATCGCGCTGTCGATTATGGTGCTGCTGGTGGCGATGTTCACCCAGCGGACGCTGGAGTTCGCCGCGTTCCCGACCATCCTGCTATTTTCAACGCTGCTGCGTCTGGCGCTGAACGTTGCCTCGACGCGTGTGATCCTGCTGGAAGGTCATACCGGTGCGGCGGCGGCGGGTCAGGTAGTGGAGGCATTCGGCCACTTCCTGGTCGGCGGCAACTTCGCCATCGGTATCGTGGTATTTATCATCCTGATCATTATTAACTTTATGGTGATCACCAAGGGTGCCGGACGTATCGCCGAAGTAGGCGCGCGTTTTGTACTCGACGGGATGCCCGGCAAGCAGATGGCGATCGATGCCGACCTGAACGCCGGTTTGATTGGCGAAGAAGAAGCGAAAAAACGCCGTTCAGAAGTGACGCAGGAAGCGGATTTTTACGGTTCAATGGACGGTGCCAGTAAGTTCGTTCGCGGTGACGCCATCGCCGGCATCATGATCATGATTATCAACGTGGTGGGCGGCCTGCTGGTGGGCGTGGTGCAGCACGGGATGTCGCTGGGTTCAGCGGGGGAAACCTATACGCTGCTGACCATTGGTGACGGGCTGGTGGCCCAGATCCCAGCGCTGGTGATCTCGACCGCCGCCGGTGTAATCGTGACGCGCGTCAGCACCGATGAGGATGTAGGCGAGCAGATGGTCACCCAGCTGTTCAGCAATCCACGCGTAATGATGCTAAGCGCCGGCGTACTGGGTCTGTTGGGACTGGTGCCGGGCATGCCGAACCTGGTGTTTTTGCTGTTTACCGCCGCGCTGTTAGGGCTGGCCTGGTGGCAACGCGGCCGCGAGATGCAGCCGAAGCCGGTCGCGCAGCCTCTGCCGCGCGCGCAGGAAACGGCCGCCACGGTTGAAGCGACGTGGGGCGATGTGCAGCTGGAAGATTCGCTGGGGATGGAAGTGGGCTACCGCCTGATCCCGATGGTGGATCAGCAGCAGGATGGCGAGCTGCTGGGCCGTATCCGCAGTATTCGTAAGAAGTTTGCACAGGAGATGGGCTTTCTGCCGCCGGTGGTGCATATCCGCGACAATATGGATCTGCCTGCCGCCCGCTACCGTATTCTGATGAAAGGGGTAGAGATTGGCAGCGGCGACGCTTATCCGGGGCGCTGGATGGCGATCAACCCTGGGACGGCGTCCGGTACGCTGCCAGGTGAGGCGACGGTCGATCCGGCCTTTGGTCTGGCGGCGATCTGGATTGACAGCGCGTTGAAAGAGCAGGCGCAGATTCAGGGCTTTACCGTGGTGGAAGCCAGTACCGTAGTGGCGACGCACCTTAACCACCTGATCGGCCAATATGCCAGCGAGCTGTTTGGTCGTCAGGAAGCGCAGCAGCTGTTGGATCGCGTTAGCCAGGAGATGCCGAAGCTGACCGAAGATCTGGTGCCGGGCGTGGTGTCGCTGACGACGCTGCATAAAGTGCTGCAGAATCTGCTGGCTGAGCGGGTATCGATTCGCGATATGCGTACCATTATCGAGACGCTGGCGGAACATGCGCCGGTGCAGACCGACCCGTACGAGCTGACGACGGTGGTGCGTGTGGCGCTGGGCCGCGCGATTACCCAACAATGGTTCCCGGGGAACGGTGAAGTGCAGGTTATCGGTCTTGACGCGACGCTGGAACGACTGCTGCTGCAGGCGCTGCAGGGCGGCGGCGGGCTGGAGCCGGGTCTGGCGGATCGTCTGCTGGAGCAGACGCAGCGTGCGCTGCAAAATCAGGAGATGCTGGGCGCGCCGCCGGTGCTGTTGGTTAACCATCCGCTGCGTGCGCTGCTGGCGCGCTTCCTGCGCCGCAACCTGCCGCAGCTGGCGGTTATCTCTAACATGGAGCTGAGCGATAATCGCCATATCCGTATGACGGCAACCATTGGAGGTCAGTAA
- a CDS encoding glycosyltransferase family 25 protein — protein MKVFVINLETDQVRREKTVKQCTLNNLKYEVIKGVDGRTLPSDILPLVTHDYPQCALTKGEIGCALSHLSIYARMIAENIPYALVLEDDALPGPELASHLAGLKTIISATRPEVFLLTGNSAYNPKLKKMDLHNNVYYRVAYGSGGYGYVINRSAAQEILKQNRPIIFEADRWPLFRLNGCLRVWCSKQAVITTSDVTRETSVLDSGRKQRFAARSAYINKFKRTIRFYQMRRIKDLLLNKTGLAQQR, from the coding sequence GTGAAAGTATTTGTTATTAATTTGGAAACAGATCAGGTGCGGCGTGAAAAAACAGTAAAACAATGCACGCTAAATAATTTAAAATATGAAGTAATAAAGGGAGTTGATGGACGAACATTACCGTCAGACATTTTACCGCTGGTTACGCATGATTATCCACAATGTGCGCTGACTAAAGGGGAGATTGGCTGTGCCCTGAGTCACTTAAGTATCTATGCCCGGATGATAGCTGAAAATATTCCTTATGCGTTGGTGCTGGAAGATGATGCCTTGCCGGGGCCCGAGCTTGCCAGCCATTTAGCGGGCCTCAAAACCATCATCAGCGCCACCAGGCCAGAAGTTTTTCTGCTTACCGGAAATAGTGCCTATAATCCTAAATTAAAAAAAATGGATTTACATAATAATGTATATTATCGGGTTGCCTACGGTAGCGGCGGATATGGTTATGTTATTAACCGGTCTGCCGCCCAGGAGATCCTTAAGCAAAACCGGCCAATTATTTTTGAAGCTGACCGTTGGCCGCTGTTTCGGCTGAATGGTTGTTTGCGGGTTTGGTGCAGCAAGCAGGCGGTTATTACCACTTCTGATGTTACCAGGGAAACCTCTGTTCTGGATAGTGGCCGAAAGCAGCGCTTTGCCGCCCGCTCGGCATATATCAATAAATTTAAAAGGACTATACGATTTTATCAGATGCGGAGAATAAAGGATCTGCTGTTAAATAAAACCGGTTTGGCTCAGCAACGATAA
- the flhB gene encoding flagellar biosynthesis protein FlhB produces the protein MAEGSDEEKTESPTPHRLEKARKEGQIPRSRELTSLLMLVAGLLILWMGGEPMARQLAEMVASGFSFDHRLINDPGQIVRHVSRLLGQAVWALVPMMAGLVLVAIAAPMLLGGIVLSGKSISFKFSKLNPLSGLKRMISAQTWAELLKAIMKATLVSSVAGWYVWVSWPEMLHLISESPFDALAHGMHMIAVCCFLVVLGLVPMVGFDVFWQLFSYFKQLRMTNQEIRDEYKEMEGDPHVKGRIRQAMRAAARRRMMADVPKADVIVTNPTHYSVALQYDEKRMSAPKVLAKGAGDVALKIRELAKEHRVPILEAPPLARALYRHSEIGQHIPGALYGAVAEVLAWVWQLRRWKREGGLIPKKPQRLPVPAELDFAGETKADG, from the coding sequence GTGGCTGAAGGTAGCGACGAGGAAAAAACAGAATCCCCCACACCCCACCGACTTGAGAAAGCACGTAAAGAAGGGCAGATCCCGCGTTCCCGCGAACTGACTTCTCTGCTGATGTTGGTGGCGGGGTTACTGATTTTGTGGATGGGCGGCGAGCCGATGGCACGTCAGCTGGCGGAAATGGTCGCCTCTGGTTTTAGCTTCGATCACCGGTTGATTAACGATCCCGGTCAGATTGTACGGCATGTCAGCCGTCTGCTGGGACAGGCGGTATGGGCATTGGTGCCGATGATGGCGGGTCTGGTGCTGGTAGCGATCGCCGCGCCGATGCTGCTGGGCGGTATCGTGCTGAGCGGCAAATCCATCTCCTTTAAGTTTAGCAAGTTAAACCCGCTGAGCGGGCTGAAGCGCATGATTTCCGCGCAGACCTGGGCCGAGCTGTTAAAAGCGATCATGAAAGCGACGCTGGTAAGCTCGGTGGCGGGTTGGTATGTCTGGGTCAGCTGGCCGGAGATGCTGCACCTGATTAGCGAATCGCCATTTGATGCGCTGGCGCACGGCATGCACATGATTGCCGTCTGCTGTTTTCTGGTGGTGCTGGGGCTGGTGCCGATGGTGGGCTTCGATGTGTTCTGGCAGCTGTTTAGCTATTTCAAACAGCTGCGCATGACCAACCAGGAAATCCGCGATGAATATAAAGAGATGGAAGGCGATCCGCACGTTAAAGGCCGCATCCGTCAGGCAATGCGCGCCGCCGCGCGCCGCCGCATGATGGCGGACGTGCCGAAAGCGGACGTTATCGTAACCAACCCGACGCACTATTCCGTCGCGCTGCAGTATGACGAGAAGCGCATGAGCGCGCCGAAAGTGCTGGCGAAAGGGGCGGGCGATGTAGCGCTGAAAATTCGTGAACTGGCGAAAGAACATCGTGTGCCGATTCTGGAAGCGCCGCCGCTGGCGCGCGCCCTTTATCGTCACAGTGAAATAGGGCAACACATTCCCGGCGCGCTGTATGGCGCGGTCGCGGAAGTGCTGGCCTGGGTATGGCAGCTGCGTCGCTGGAAGCGCGAAGGCGGCCTGATACCGAAGAAACCTCAACGTTTGCCGGTACCGGCTGAACTGGACTTTGCAGGAGAGACGAAAGCTGATGGCTAA
- the flhE gene encoding flagellar protein FlhE, producing the protein MRVLLCSLMLLLPLATQAADGAWQGSGTGVTLSNRGVEASSPPIAPPGPISGLMNVIYWRFELTGPQPAGLLVKLCSSSRCTPIEGASGSTRGLTNVPASDTLRFVYSVPGQGRLFPVTRILSNQVMVNYKD; encoded by the coding sequence ATGCGTGTTTTACTCTGTTCGCTGATGCTGCTGTTACCGCTGGCCACCCAGGCAGCGGACGGCGCCTGGCAGGGAAGCGGCACCGGCGTGACGCTGAGCAACCGCGGCGTAGAGGCGTCATCACCGCCGATTGCGCCGCCGGGACCGATTTCCGGCCTGATGAATGTGATTTACTGGCGTTTTGAGCTGACCGGCCCGCAGCCCGCCGGCCTGTTGGTTAAGCTCTGTTCCAGCAGCCGCTGCACCCCGATTGAAGGTGCCAGCGGTTCGACGCGCGGACTGACCAATGTGCCGGCCAGCGATACGCTACGCTTTGTGTATAGCGTGCCGGGGCAGGGAAGACTCTTTCCGGTAACCCGGATTCTGAGTAATCAGGTGATGGTGAATTATAAAGATTAA